ATAATCAATTTTTTCTAAAGTTCTATCATAATCTTTTGCAATTTGACTTAATTCTTTATTTAATATATCTGAAAGATTTCTAAAAACTTCAGTGGATATAACACTGTCTGAACTATCTGCAAATTTATTAGAAACAATAACATTATACGCAAAATCCCTAGCAATAATATCAACTAATTTATTACTTAATTCATCTTTACTTTTAACTAATTCCTCGTTTTTATTTTTATAATTATCAAGTTCTACATTTTGAGCATTCACTAACTCTTGTAGTTGTTTAGTTACAATTGAAGTTTTATTAACCTTGTCATTAATTTCATTTAATTTTTTTTCACCACTAATTATTTCATCTGCTAAATCCTCTAGCTTTTTTGAAATTTGTTTTTTTTCATATTCGGATTGCTCTAATTTTTTTGCATTATTATCCATTTTACTAGCATACAAATCTAATATCAAAAAAAATAATAAAATTTTTTTCATTATTTTCTAACCTTAAGCATAACTATAATAACACACAATAATGAAAAAATTAAAGAATAAAAAGAAATTTGAATTAAGCTAGGCAAAAAATTTAAAACCGGCAAATCAATACCAATACTAGCAAAATAATCTACTATCAAACTAATATTATAAAAATTAAGAAAAAACGCAACAAGCAATACAAAACATATGATATTATCTAAAAAAACGATATATAGCATAGTTGATGCTTTTTGAAAAAAATTAGCACCAAATAATGTTAATATATATATTCTTTCTTGGTGTTGATATAACCAAATTCTAATCTGTTTAAAAAATAAAACTATTGATAATAAAATCGCAAAAACCAAAAATGTATATAAAATAAACTTAATAACAACTAATAATTTATATATTTTTATATGAGTCTTAGAAAAAGTTTCAACTTTTATTATATTCTTTATTTTTAATAATTCATTTTTTATGTCATTTACTTCATTTTCATTAATAAATTTATTAAATTTAATACTATAAAAATTAGGCAATTTATCTTTTAATGTATCCAAATTTTTCTGAGATATGTTATTTTTTAGCTGATTTAAAATGTCTTCAGTACTTAATATTTCTAATTTTTGAAAATATTTTACATCCTTCATATTATCTTCACTAAGTTTTATATCACTCGCTATAACCACACTATAATCATTATTTAAGTTATTTTCATAATGTTTTACAGTATTAGTAATTAAAAATACAAATTCAAAACAAAAACATATAATTAATAATGGCAATATAAAACCTAAATGTATTTTAAGCGAATTCATGTAATTCTCCGGATTCTAATTGAAAATGCCTATATGAAAAATCAATTTTTTTTGGAATTTGATGAGTTGCAACTATAATACAAGAATTAAAAGTATTTCTAGCACCATTATTTAAAATTTGCCAAATAATATCTGCTGAGTGAGAATCTAAATTTCCTGTAGGTTCATCACAAATTATAATTTTAGGATTATGAATAATAGCTCTTGCTAAAGCAATTCTTTGTTGTTCTCCACCACTTAACTCTAATGGCATTTTTTTTGCTTTATGCTGAAGTTTAATATATTTTAATAATATATCTACTTGATTCATTATCTGTTCATTTTTATAACCTGCAATTCTTAATGGCAAAGCTATATTTTCAATAACATTTAACTCATTTATAAGTTTATAGTCCTGAAAAATAATTCCTAATTTTCTTCTTAATTTTAATAATTCAACATTATTTATGTTATGCATATTTTTAAATAAAACATGCAAATTGCCATCAAAATCACTAATTTCTCCAAAAAAACTTTTAAGCAATGTTGTTTTACCACTACCACTTTTGCCAGTAATAAATATAAAATCTCCTTCATAAGCGCTGAAATTTACATTATTTATCACTATTTCTTTATTATATGCGATTGTTAAATTTGACGCATTTAAAACATTAGCCGAATTCATTCTAAATATTCCTTGAGCTTATTAAATGCCTTAATATTTTGATTATTCGGACAAAATTCATAAAATAAAAATTTAAATTCTTTACCTTCTTCACACAAAAGATAAGAATTACTAGGTGTATCAAATGAACCATAAGCAACCTGTAAAATTATAAAATTACCAGCATTATAAATTCTATTAATTTTAACAAAAAAATCATCACATACATATTTAATACGCTCTATTTTTTTAAAATTTACTTTAAAATTTACTTTAAAATTGTCATTTTTGTTAAAAACTATTTCATTATTGTTACTTTTATATACAATAAAATCATAAATATTTTTATTATTTTTTAACCAACGACTCTCATATTTACTAATTATTTTTGCATTTTTATTTTTAAAAAAGTCATAATTAAAATCTGAAAAAATATTTTTAGTATAATCAACATACATCAAACTATCACTTCGTAATTCAAAAAAAGCATTATTTTTTAATACTCTCATAATCTCATCACGAAATTCAGTAGACACAACTCTTCTATTAACAGCATCATCCCAAGGGACTGGAAAATGCAAAAACACACCATCTAAAGTATTATTTTCTAATTCTTTGATAGCAATTCTAGCATCAAAATCAAGTAATAAAACATTATTTAAATATTTTGCTAACTTACTTACTTGAATCAAACTTGGTTTATAAATTTCAATTCCTATATAAATATTTTCTGGATTATTTTTAGCTTGATATATTAAATGTCTACCTGAACCAAACCCTATTTCTAAATATATATTTTTTTTAGTATTATTAATATAATTTTTAAATTCACTAACATTAGAAATAATATTATTTGCTAGTTTTTTATTATCATTAAATCCATAAGCTCTAGAAATTATATTTTTACAAAAATATTTTTCAAAAACCATAAGTGCTTTTTGCATTAAAGCTAAATCAGTAATTTTTGTCATTTTGTCAATTTTAATCACAAATTCATCTTTTTTATGATTTATTTGTATAAAAAAACTTTTATCTTCTATACTTGTATGAACTAAAACAACACCTAAATATTCAGTGGTACTAAAATTAAATTTAACACCATCATAAATTACTGGTAATTCTAAATTTAATATCTCTTTTGTTTTAAAATTTGGCATTATTTAACACTCAATTTTGAACTTGCTTTTGATTCTATACCATACTCATCTATACCTACAACTTGATATGTATCACCAGATACATAAGAACTATCTATGAAAAAATTACCATTGATACCATTAGCTATTTCAGTACCATTTTTAAACAACTTAAAATGTTTTATGCGATTATCATTATTAACCCACTTAACTTTAAGACCAGTTTCACCATATAATTCAAATCCTGTAATAATAGGAGATTTCGGTTTTGCTAAACTCATACCAGCTACATTTACATTTGATTTTTGACTTTCTAAGCCATCTTTATCTACCATCGTAATATAATAATATCTAGTAACTCCATCATCATTTACTAAATCTTCATATTGATTTTCGTGTGTTGTAGCCAATTCAAAAAAAGGCAACAATGAAGCTCTTGAAGAATAAATTCTATAATAGGCAAAATCATTATATTTTGGTGCATCCCAAGTAAGTATTATTTTTTTAGGCAAATTTGAACTAGCCTGAATATTTATAACCTGTGGTGGTAATACCTTACTTATAGCTTCAACTTCTTGGCTAAATTCACTTTCAACACCATTAAAAGTAACAGCACTAATTTTATATCTAGCATACATATTAGGCTTAACTGTATCTATGTATTCAGCACTTAAACGATTATTTACCGTTGCTAATATACGCCAATTATCGGATTTTAAATCTTTTTTATAAATATTATATTTTACAACCCTAGTATCATTATGAGGTCTCCATATAATTTTAATTTTATTTGGCAATCCAGCTATTGCTTGTATAAAAGTAACACCAGATATAGTACCCTTTGTTTTAACATTAACCTGATTCAAAGTTGATAATCCAGAATCATTAAAAGTAGCAAATGTATAAATATATTGAGTATTTGTTTTTAAATTATTATCAGAAAAATGCGTAGCATATCTATCTTTTATTGTAGCAATCAACACATCATTTCCTATTGTACCATCTTCTTTTACTTCTTTTCTAAAAATTTTATACCCACTTACATTTGTATCATAAATAGGATCCCATTCAAAACCAATATCTTTCATACCCTGTAATGTCTTTATATTAGTAACGCTCGTAAGGTTATCTACAG
This is a stretch of genomic DNA from Campylobacter sp. MG1. It encodes these proteins:
- a CDS encoding cell division ATP-binding protein FtsE; this encodes MNSANVLNASNLTIAYNKEIVINNVNFSAYEGDFIFITGKSGSGKTTLLKSFFGEISDFDGNLHVLFKNMHNINNVELLKLRRKLGIIFQDYKLINELNVIENIALPLRIAGYKNEQIMNQVDILLKYIKLQHKAKKMPLELSGGEQQRIALARAIIHNPKIIICDEPTGNLDSHSADIIWQILNNGARNTFNSCIIVATHQIPKKIDFSYRHFQLESGELHEFA
- a CDS encoding ABC transporter permease; this translates as MNSLKIHLGFILPLLIICFCFEFVFLITNTVKHYENNLNNDYSVVIASDIKLSEDNMKDVKYFQKLEILSTEDILNQLKNNISQKNLDTLKDKLPNFYSIKFNKFINENEVNDIKNELLKIKNIIKVETFSKTHIKIYKLLVVIKFILYTFLVFAILLSIVLFFKQIRIWLYQHQERIYILTLFGANFFQKASTMLYIVFLDNIICFVLLVAFFLNFYNISLIVDYFASIGIDLPVLNFLPSLIQISFYSLIFSLLCVIIVMLKVRK
- a CDS encoding fibronectin type III domain-containing protein, translated to MNNITKASFFTAMIIGFSACSSTTNLSEVRPVDNLTSVTNIKTLQGMKDIGFEWDPIYDTNVSGYKIFRKEVKEDGTIGNDVLIATIKDRYATHFSDNNLKTNTQYIYTFATFNDSGLSTLNQVNVKTKGTISGVTFIQAIAGLPNKIKIIWRPHNDTRVVKYNIYKKDLKSDNWRILATVNNRLSAEYIDTVKPNMYARYKISAVTFNGVESEFSQEVEAISKVLPPQVINIQASSNLPKKIILTWDAPKYNDFAYYRIYSSRASLLPFFELATTHENQYEDLVNDDGVTRYYYITMVDKDGLESQKSNVNVAGMSLAKPKSPIITGFELYGETGLKVKWVNNDNRIKHFKLFKNGTEIANGINGNFFIDSSYVSGDTYQVVGIDEYGIESKASSKLSVK
- a CDS encoding tRNA (guanosine(46)-N7)-methyltransferase TrmB, which translates into the protein MPNFKTKEILNLELPVIYDGVKFNFSTTEYLGVVLVHTSIEDKSFFIQINHKKDEFVIKIDKMTKITDLALMQKALMVFEKYFCKNIISRAYGFNDNKKLANNIISNVSEFKNYINNTKKNIYLEIGFGSGRHLIYQAKNNPENIYIGIEIYKPSLIQVSKLAKYLNNVLLLDFDARIAIKELENNTLDGVFLHFPVPWDDAVNRRVVSTEFRDEIMRVLKNNAFFELRSDSLMYVDYTKNIFSDFNYDFFKNKNAKIISKYESRWLKNNKNIYDFIVYKSNNNEIVFNKNDNFKVNFKVNFKKIERIKYVCDDFFVKINRIYNAGNFIILQVAYGSFDTPSNSYLLCEEGKEFKFLFYEFCPNNQNIKAFNKLKEYLE